A portion of the Acidisoma sp. PAMC 29798 genome contains these proteins:
- the tssG gene encoding type VI secretion system baseplate subunit TssG, which translates to MSGLVACPAADPPAAEQEVETLPASQSVAVVPRTRAVEPSLVERLMREPQRFSFDAAIMVLVQAAGQDVGRAVRFHAPVGLAFPAADVLTVQRHATGFHATVSPIGLTGPSGVLPRPYSDLVVSEQRKRSPALGAFLDLLAQRPIGLFAEAGFKYRPNRVAAAAALSKTAEARDPVTAVLLALCGYGTPGLLSRLGIEPDPIAHFSGHFATHPRSAVRLQAIVTDWLGQPVEIEQFAGMWLPLRDEERSALPVTLPNGQTAPSFNQLGSDAAAGARCWDVQSRIVLRIGPLSLQGFRALLPSGRLLQRLVALVRAFLGFETAFAVNPVLAREAVPPLVMTATGGPRLGWDTWMPYHGPRPEDAAEAVFEADLVERMGH; encoded by the coding sequence ATGAGCGGTTTGGTCGCATGTCCGGCGGCCGATCCGCCGGCGGCGGAGCAGGAGGTCGAGACGCTGCCCGCGTCGCAGTCCGTCGCCGTTGTGCCGCGTACGCGTGCCGTGGAGCCGAGCCTGGTGGAGCGGCTGATGCGCGAGCCGCAGCGTTTCTCCTTCGACGCCGCGATCATGGTGCTGGTGCAGGCTGCGGGGCAGGATGTCGGCCGGGCCGTGCGGTTCCACGCCCCGGTTGGGCTCGCGTTTCCGGCGGCGGATGTCTTGACCGTGCAACGTCATGCGACGGGTTTCCACGCAACTGTCTCGCCCATCGGGTTGACCGGTCCCTCCGGCGTGCTGCCGCGGCCTTATTCCGATTTGGTGGTGTCTGAGCAACGCAAACGATCCCCCGCGCTCGGCGCCTTTCTTGATCTTCTGGCGCAACGCCCGATCGGCCTCTTTGCCGAAGCCGGGTTCAAATACCGGCCAAACCGTGTCGCGGCTGCAGCCGCGCTGTCCAAGACGGCGGAGGCCCGTGACCCCGTGACCGCCGTGCTTTTGGCGCTGTGTGGATACGGAACACCGGGGCTGTTGTCGCGCCTGGGCATAGAGCCCGACCCCATCGCGCATTTTTCGGGGCACTTCGCCACGCATCCGCGCTCGGCGGTGCGGTTGCAGGCGATTGTGACGGATTGGTTGGGGCAGCCGGTTGAGATAGAGCAATTCGCGGGGATGTGGCTGCCATTGCGTGACGAGGAACGATCGGCTTTGCCGGTCACCTTGCCAAACGGCCAGACAGCGCCGTCCTTCAATCAACTCGGCAGCGACGCGGCAGCCGGCGCGCGCTGCTGGGATGTGCAATCACGCATCGTGCTGCGCATCGGACCGTTGTCTCTGCAAGGGTTCCGCGCCCTGCTGCCCAGCGGCCGGCTGTTGCAGCGCCTGGTAGCGCTGGTGCGCGCCTTCCTCGGTTTCGAGACCGCCTTCGCGGTCAATCCCGTTCTCGCGCGCGAGGCGGTGCCGCCTTTGGTCATGACAGCCACGGGCGGTCCCCGCCTCGGATGGGACACCTGGATGCCCTATCATGGCCCGCGTCCCGAGGATGCAGCCGAGGCGGTCTTCGAGGCGGACCTCGTCGAGCGGATGGGGCATTGA
- the tssF gene encoding type VI secretion system baseplate subunit TssF has protein sequence MTDGLLPYYDRELAALRELAAEFGEANPKAAGRLRISQDAVDDPHVGRILEGVAFLASRVHRRLDDEFPELTDALLGILYPHYLAPVPSAAIARLTCQPDLRVPVVVPRGTAVETDPIEGEPCRFSTTAEVTLWPIAVDGARLTGLPLVAPVNTQARGARATLRFALTTLDPEASFADLEIDRLRLYLRGPIEQSLQLYELICRNAVGVALADGPNDANPTLLPAAAIQPAGFADEEALYPWSSRSFSGFRLLTEYFALPEKFLFIDFLGLDARTMVHARNRMEIFIYLDRAMPELERSLRPDALAAGCVPIVNLFPRRCEPLALTHESIEYHVAADHRRARSLEIWSIERVRELHGDGSSRPWRPFYRHAPHDLRLDDGDEPPAGFYNVVRREAAAAIGGTEVYLAPMDPALSVDRPADTVLSIDAMCSNRDLPARLPFGGDQPRLHLSEGLSSVAGLTCLTPPTASLRGQLHDGRAWRLISHLSLSHLSVVGGPAGADSLREMLRLYDPHESAETRNAIAGLVGVTSTSGTARVPGARPGAFCRGLDVELMFDPKLWTSSGLYLMASVLERFLALHATVNSFVRTTAVLQGRVGTVARFPPRAGSRVLL, from the coding sequence ATGACTGACGGCCTGCTTCCCTATTACGACCGGGAACTGGCCGCCCTTCGGGAACTCGCGGCCGAATTCGGGGAAGCCAATCCCAAGGCCGCAGGCCGCTTGCGCATTAGCCAAGATGCGGTCGATGATCCGCATGTCGGCCGCATTCTGGAAGGTGTCGCATTTCTGGCCAGCCGCGTGCATCGGCGGCTGGATGACGAATTTCCCGAACTCACCGATGCGCTTCTGGGTATTCTCTATCCGCATTATCTGGCGCCGGTCCCATCGGCGGCCATTGCGCGATTGACCTGTCAGCCGGATTTGCGCGTGCCTGTGGTGGTGCCGCGCGGGACCGCGGTCGAGACCGATCCGATCGAGGGCGAACCGTGTCGCTTCAGCACGACCGCAGAGGTCACGCTGTGGCCGATCGCGGTGGACGGCGCGCGGCTGACCGGCCTGCCGCTCGTGGCCCCGGTCAATACCCAGGCACGCGGCGCGCGCGCGACCCTCCGTTTTGCGCTTACAACCCTCGATCCCGAGGCGAGTTTCGCGGATCTCGAAATTGACCGGCTGCGGCTCTATCTGCGCGGTCCGATCGAGCAGAGCCTGCAACTCTATGAGTTGATCTGCCGCAACGCCGTCGGCGTCGCCCTTGCGGATGGGCCTAATGATGCCAATCCGACATTGCTGCCGGCAGCGGCCATTCAGCCGGCCGGCTTCGCGGATGAGGAGGCGCTGTATCCCTGGTCGTCACGATCTTTTTCCGGTTTCCGTCTGCTGACGGAATATTTCGCATTGCCGGAAAAGTTTCTCTTCATCGACTTTCTTGGGCTTGATGCGCGCACGATGGTGCATGCCCGAAACCGGATGGAGATCTTCATCTATCTCGATCGGGCGATGCCGGAATTGGAACGGTCCCTGCGGCCGGATGCACTGGCTGCCGGCTGCGTGCCGATTGTGAATTTATTCCCGCGCCGCTGTGAACCCCTCGCGCTCACCCACGAAAGCATCGAATATCATGTCGCGGCTGACCATCGCCGCGCCCGCAGCCTTGAGATTTGGAGCATCGAGCGCGTGCGGGAGTTGCACGGTGACGGCTCATCCCGCCCGTGGCGCCCGTTCTACCGCCATGCGCCGCATGATCTTCGTCTCGACGATGGCGATGAGCCGCCGGCCGGTTTTTACAATGTGGTTCGGCGGGAGGCAGCGGCGGCGATCGGTGGCACGGAGGTTTATCTCGCGCCCATGGATCCCGCATTGTCGGTCGATCGCCCCGCCGATACGGTCTTGTCGATCGATGCTATGTGCAGCAATCGCGATCTGCCGGCGCGTCTGCCCTTCGGCGGGGACCAGCCGCGTCTCCATCTGTCGGAGGGGTTGAGTTCCGTGGCCGGGCTCACCTGTCTGACGCCGCCGACGGCCTCGTTGCGCGGCCAACTGCACGATGGCCGGGCCTGGCGTTTGATCTCTCATCTGTCTCTGAGCCACCTCTCCGTCGTCGGCGGGCCGGCGGGGGCCGATAGTCTACGCGAGATGCTGCGGCTCTATGATCCGCATGAGAGTGCCGAGACGCGCAACGCCATCGCGGGATTGGTCGGCGTTACGTCAACGAGCGGCACCGCCCGCGTGCCGGGCGCGCGGCCCGGCGCCTTCTGCCGTGGTCTCGATGTCGAGTTGATGTTCGATCCCAAGCTGTGGACCTCATCCGGTCTTTATCTCATGGCCAGCGTGCTAGAACGCTTTCTGGCGCTGCATGCCACCGTCAACTCCTTTGTGCGGACAACGGCCGTACTGCAGGGCAGGGTCGGCACCGTCGCGCGCTTTCCGCCGCGTGCTGGATCGCGCGTGTTGCTATGA